One Euphorbia lathyris chromosome 1, ddEupLath1.1, whole genome shotgun sequence DNA segment encodes these proteins:
- the LOC136210885 gene encoding uncharacterized protein has protein sequence MNWSSVRGNVGFLKNSMVRYFSRQRAVNVRKINPKVPFPEATSIAQTLYGIIKEHGPLTVSNTWNYAKEANVGRLNSKTHMKIMLKWMRGRKLLKLFCNQVGNNKKFLHCTLPEQPQTEESRLRQELMQQNEKPSVHRRKRHK, from the exons ATGAATTGGAGCAGCGTTCGTGGAAATGTTGGCTTTCTAAAGAATTCGATGGTCAGGTATTTCTCGCGGCAACGTGCAGTAAATGTGAGAAAGATAAACCCTAAGGTTCCGTTCCCTGAAGCTACTTCCATTGCTCAGACTCTTTACGGTATCATCAAGGAGCATGGACCTCTCACCGTTTCCAACACCTGGAATTATGCTAAG GAGGCTAATGTCGGCAGATTGAACAGCAAAACTCACATGAAGATAATGCTTAAATGGATGAGGGGGAGGAAGTTGCTCAAGTTGTTCTGCAACCAAGTGGGGAACAACAAGAAGTTCTTGCATTGTACTTTGCCTGAACAACCACAAACTGAGGAATCAAGACTACGACAAGAACTGATGCAGCAGAACGAGAAGCCTTCGGTACATAGAAGGAAACGACACAAATAA
- the LOC136210886 gene encoding probable cinnamyl alcohol dehydrogenase 1: protein MSSEGEEGNCLGWAAGDPSGILSPYKFNRRSVGGDDVSLKITHCGICYADVIWSRNMHGNSKYPMVPGHEIVGIVQEVGSNVSHFKVGDHVGVGTYVSSCGDCEYCNDKEEYKCVKVPVLTFNCIDVDGTITKGGYSSFIVVHERFCFKIPEGYPMASAAPLLCAGITLYNPMMRHGMNQPGKSLGVIGLGGLGHMAVKFGKAFGLKVTVISTSISKKEEAIGLLGADNFVLSSDQEQMKAISKSFDFIVDTSSGDCPFYQYLPLMKAAGIFVLVGIPSIFKFSPSFNLGFTFPIDMGTKFSTDSITGGTKLIQEMLDFCAAQKIYPNIELVPIEYANEALERVTKKDVKFRFVIEIEKSLK from the exons ATGAGTTCCGAGGGTGAAGAAGGAAACTGTCTTGGATGGGCAGCTGGAGATCCATCTGGAATTTTATCACCTTATAAGTTTAATCgcag GTCTGTTGGTGGAGATGACGTTTCACTGAAAATTACACATTGTGGAATATGCTATGCTGATGTTATTTGGAGTAGGAATATGCACGGAAATTCAAAGTATCCCATGGTGCCAGG GCATGAAATTGTTGGAATTGTACAAGAAGTTGGTTCAAATGTTAGCCACTTCAAGGTTGGTGACCATGTTGGAGTAGGCACTTATGTTAGCTCATGTGGAGATTGTGAGTATTGTAATGATAAGGAAGAATATAAATGCGTAAAAGTGCCAGTTCTGACCTTTAATTGCATTGATGTCGATGGAACAATAACAAAAGGAGGATATTCTAGCTTCATTGTTGTCCATGAAAG GTTCTGCTTTAAGATACCAGAGGGTTATCCTATGGCCTCAGCAGCACCATTGCTTTGTGCTGGAATTACTCTCTACAATCCAATGATGAGACATGGGATGAATCAACCAGGTAAATCTCTAGGAGTGATAGGACTTGGTGGTCTTGGTCACATGGCAGTGAAGTTCGGGAAGGCCTTCGGACTCAAGGTTACTGTTATTAGCACAAGCATCTCCAAGAAAGAGGAAGCCATTGGTTTGCTTGGGGCGGACAATTTTGTTCTCTCATCCGATCAAGAACAGATGAAG GCTATTTCGAAATCGTTTGATTTCATAGTGGACACGTCATCTGGTGATTGCCCATTTTATCAATACTTGCCACTTATGAAAGCTGCTGGGATTTTTGTCCTTGTAGGGATCCCAAGTATATTCAAATTCAGTCCAAGTTTTAATTTGGGTTTTACATTTCCTATAGATATGG GTACGAAATTTTCAACCGATAGCATCACAGGCGGTACGAAACTGATACAAGAAATGCTAGATTTCTGTGCTGCTCAAAAAATTTACCCAAATATAGAGTTGGTTCCTATAGAGTATGCAAATGAAGCTCTTGAAAGGGTAACAAAAAAGGATGTGAAGTTCCGGTTCGTGATAGAGATTGAGAAGTCATTGAAGTGA